The following proteins come from a genomic window of Nitrospirota bacterium:
- a CDS encoding FlgO family outer membrane protein, with translation MRSTALSVISAVSLVLLPAMASGEQTAGQPKAAPIEVVTTQSSVGHLNASLIFLADQLERNVDKKYYANPVIVTSFVNLDNVKKTSGLGRLISENLMHELQVRKWNVIDIRLVKEVVIDESGEFSLSRDIKKIKDSYNIRGIVTGTYSTVDDHMIVNARVMDIDSGIVISTGQMALPLDGIEQLAFSDIGAKAIRIRNEAKEVPQAEEKKAQDRTEDIKRVVDEEFRKRDTSELNKKIEAMIKANEELARKIEEESARIREEQQQAKKKKTK, from the coding sequence ATGAGAAGCACCGCACTTTCTGTCATCTCTGCTGTTTCACTCGTTCTGCTTCCGGCGATGGCGTCCGGCGAGCAGACGGCCGGCCAGCCCAAGGCTGCTCCTATCGAGGTGGTAACCACCCAGTCATCGGTAGGGCACCTGAACGCATCGCTGATATTCCTCGCGGACCAGCTCGAAAGAAACGTGGACAAAAAATATTATGCCAATCCCGTCATCGTCACCTCCTTCGTGAACCTCGATAATGTGAAGAAGACCTCCGGGCTCGGGCGGCTGATTTCCGAGAACCTCATGCACGAGCTCCAGGTCAGGAAGTGGAACGTCATCGACATCAGGCTGGTGAAGGAGGTCGTCATCGACGAGTCGGGTGAATTCTCCCTGAGCCGGGATATCAAGAAGATCAAGGATTCCTATAATATCCGCGGCATTGTGACCGGGACCTACAGCACCGTCGATGACCACATGATCGTCAACGCCCGGGTGATGGACATCGATTCGGGCATCGTCATCTCGACAGGGCAGATGGCGCTCCCCCTCGACGGCATAGAACAGCTGGCGTTCAGCGATATCGGCGCCAAGGCAATAAGGATCAGGAATGAGGCGAAAGAGGTCCCGCAGGCCGAAGAGAAGAAGGCCCAGGACAGGACCGAAGACATAAAGAGAGTCGTCGATGAGGAGTTCAGAAAACGGGACACGAGCGAGCTCAATAAAAAGATCGAGGCCATGATCAAGGCGAACGAGGAGCTCGCCAGGAAGATCGAAGAAGAGAGCGCCAGGATCAGGGAAGAGCAGCAGCAGGCCAAAAAGAAGAAGACCAAGTAA
- a CDS encoding FlgO family outer membrane protein, which produces MISRLFLLLAGTFLVMSVSGCVRIVDKASCSDEIGNIAASAAIKDVFNELARELCDDSCTTGDPTTGDPATGKRTCRGATVLVTDFVDVQSYKAKRPGIFFGELMKSSLNEMCNYKIVQAELSEYFHLSDQGLTALTRNPREVKNSEYANAETVIGTYHFSGARAFLFARRINTYTGKIVKIASREIPLVCGGTDAVYHAR; this is translated from the coding sequence ATGATCAGCAGGCTTTTCCTTCTCCTCGCAGGGACCTTTCTCGTCATGAGCGTATCCGGCTGTGTCCGCATAGTAGATAAGGCGAGCTGCTCCGACGAAATCGGCAATATCGCCGCCAGTGCCGCTATCAAGGATGTCTTCAACGAGCTCGCACGGGAGCTCTGCGACGACTCCTGCACCACCGGCGATCCCACCACCGGCGATCCGGCCACCGGAAAAAGGACCTGCAGGGGCGCGACGGTCCTCGTCACCGATTTCGTCGACGTACAATCGTACAAGGCGAAGCGTCCCGGCATCTTCTTCGGTGAGCTCATGAAGAGCAGTCTCAATGAGATGTGCAATTATAAGATCGTTCAGGCCGAGCTCTCCGAATACTTCCACCTTTCGGACCAGGGCCTGACCGCGCTCACCAGGAATCCGCGCGAGGTAAAGAACAGCGAGTACGCGAACGCGGAAACCGTCATCGGCACCTACCACTTCAGCGGCGCCAGGGCCTTCCTCTTCGCCCGCCGCATCAACACCTACACGGGCAAGATCGTAAAGATCGCGAGCAGGGAGATACCCCTGGTCTGCGGCGGAACGGACGCGGTCTACCATGCCCGATAG
- a CDS encoding surface-adhesin E family protein, translating into MPDSSAVHYAQTVRKTLTALILLALLGCSARDIKELSLRISGEEWTSYAESDLYRYYFNTATVDYHTPRHAKVWVKYLPKDDEAKIAVVRELQKSRPQIGMADGYQFTMVRHDIDCVHRMIRTITVFDYTADGMTRMQAPYASDWTGIPAGSDKDRLHRAVCPPSLPVKGIL; encoded by the coding sequence ATGCCCGATAGCAGCGCTGTTCACTATGCCCAGACGGTGAGAAAGACCCTCACCGCGCTCATCCTCCTGGCGCTGCTCGGCTGCAGCGCGAGGGACATCAAGGAGCTGAGCCTCAGGATCTCGGGCGAGGAGTGGACGTCCTATGCCGAGAGCGATCTCTACCGCTATTACTTCAATACAGCTACCGTGGACTACCATACCCCCCGGCACGCAAAGGTCTGGGTCAAATACCTCCCCAAGGATGACGAAGCGAAGATCGCTGTCGTAAGGGAGCTCCAGAAGAGCAGACCGCAGATCGGCATGGCTGACGGATACCAGTTTACCATGGTCCGCCACGATATCGATTGCGTCCACCGCATGATCCGCACCATCACCGTCTTCGACTACACTGCCGATGGCATGACCCGCATGCAGGCGCCGTACGCTTCAGACTGGACCGGCATCCCCGCCGGCTCCGACAAGGACCGCCTCCACCGCGCAGTATGCCCGCCGTCGCTTCCCGTGAAAGGTATCCTGTGA
- a CDS encoding methyl-accepting chemotaxis protein, which yields MKISTSLTIALVALFSFSVISIASVYLQLNKMTDDGRVVNYTGIVRGGTQRLVKLEMGGHPSDELIAKLDKIISGLVNGDPDLQLPKSADGEFIESMQKVKKSWEGLKRTIAKARQDKALQSELLKESEEYFAITNEAVSAAEKFSKGKVGAQKTIQVALFILNIIILGYIWISSQKKVVKPLSRFKEKVEQIADGDLKVVMDHAKRDEIGDLSLSMNKMIQSFNAIINSILASANNVVQTVDALRGQAEKTSDGARDQSEQAAQIATAAEEMSQTITDIAKNASVASESSSQAKDVAERGQDVANNAVETVNKVYTATVELASMVDKLNSRAGEIGDIVTVITDIADQTNLLALNAAIEAARAGEQGRGFAVVADEVRKLAERTITATAEISDKIRAVQAESEQTKASMDDASGEVTRATEYIRNVESSLRNIVDAVLRVGDQITQIATAVDEQSAASEEVARNIEKTSAIARDMERMSGEVTHEVNTLTGIAEELRNSTAGFRTKGNELMIIDLAKTDHRVFVGKIAACLKGDVSLDPATLADHCSCRFGKWYDGDGKQLCGNLTSYRTVAGPHERIHRLAREAITAHNAGDAKKAEQIYKEMDTLSEQIGRLLDDIKREYHAHVR from the coding sequence ATGAAAATTAGCACCAGCCTCACGATTGCGCTTGTCGCTCTCTTTAGCTTCTCAGTGATCAGTATCGCATCAGTATACCTCCAGCTTAACAAAATGACCGATGACGGCCGGGTGGTCAACTATACCGGCATAGTGAGAGGAGGAACCCAAAGACTGGTGAAACTGGAGATGGGAGGCCACCCATCCGACGAGCTTATAGCCAAATTGGATAAGATCATCAGCGGTCTTGTCAACGGCGATCCCGATCTGCAACTCCCGAAGAGTGCGGATGGTGAATTTATCGAGAGCATGCAGAAGGTTAAGAAATCTTGGGAGGGACTGAAACGGACAATCGCAAAAGCACGGCAGGATAAGGCGCTACAGAGCGAGCTTCTGAAAGAGAGCGAGGAATACTTCGCCATAACCAATGAGGCGGTATCGGCCGCGGAAAAGTTTTCGAAAGGGAAGGTCGGCGCACAGAAGACCATACAGGTAGCGCTCTTTATTCTCAATATCATAATCCTTGGGTATATCTGGATCAGCAGCCAGAAGAAGGTTGTGAAGCCGCTGTCCCGATTCAAGGAAAAAGTCGAGCAGATTGCCGATGGCGATCTGAAAGTTGTCATGGATCATGCGAAAAGAGATGAAATCGGCGATCTCTCCCTGAGTATGAATAAGATGATCCAGTCCTTTAATGCCATAATAAACAGCATACTCGCATCGGCTAACAATGTGGTGCAGACAGTGGACGCACTGAGGGGGCAGGCTGAAAAGACTTCGGATGGAGCAAGAGACCAATCAGAACAGGCGGCCCAGATCGCTACCGCAGCTGAAGAAATGAGCCAGACCATAACGGATATTGCAAAAAATGCATCGGTTGCGTCAGAGTCATCCTCTCAGGCGAAGGATGTCGCCGAGAGGGGGCAGGACGTCGCAAACAATGCAGTTGAAACCGTGAATAAGGTCTACACCGCTACCGTGGAGCTCGCGTCGATGGTGGATAAGCTGAACAGCCGCGCCGGCGAGATCGGCGATATCGTCACGGTTATTACCGACATTGCCGACCAGACAAACCTGCTGGCCCTGAACGCGGCAATTGAAGCGGCACGTGCAGGAGAACAAGGGAGAGGGTTTGCTGTCGTTGCCGACGAGGTCAGAAAGCTTGCCGAACGGACGATTACGGCGACCGCGGAAATATCGGACAAGATAAGGGCGGTCCAGGCTGAGTCCGAGCAGACAAAGGCATCCATGGATGATGCATCGGGCGAGGTGACCAGGGCGACTGAGTACATACGGAATGTAGAGAGTTCTCTTCGCAACATTGTCGATGCCGTACTGAGAGTCGGTGATCAGATAACCCAAATAGCGACGGCGGTCGACGAGCAGTCTGCAGCGTCGGAGGAAGTGGCAAGAAACATCGAGAAGACGTCCGCTATTGCACGGGATATGGAAAGGATGTCGGGAGAGGTGACGCACGAGGTCAATACGTTGACCGGCATAGCCGAAGAGCTGAGGAACTCTACCGCCGGATTTAGGACGAAGGGCAATGAGCTTATGATAATCGATTTGGCAAAGACCGACCACCGGGTATTTGTGGGGAAGATCGCGGCGTGCCTTAAAGGTGACGTCAGTCTTGATCCCGCAACGTTGGCTGACCATTGCAGCTGTCGCTTTGGAAAGTGGTACGATGGCGATGGGAAACAGCTCTGCGGTAATCTAACCAGCTACAGGACGGTTGCCGGTCCTCACGAGAGGATTCATCGCTTGGCAAGAGAGGCCATAACAGCGCATAATGCCGGGGATGCAAAAAAGGCTGAACAGATCTATAAGGAAATGGATACGCTGTCTGAGCAGATCGGCAGATTGCTCGACGACATTAAAAGAGAATATCACGCGCACGTCCGGTGA
- a CDS encoding TMEM165/GDT1 family protein yields the protein MTAFIASLVFVVLAEMGDKTQLLAMAFACRFRWQTVMWGVFVATAANHLMAAALGSYLATVVPMEYIKIAAAVSFIGFGLWTIRGDTLEGEDRKYSFSPFWTVTVAFFIAEMGDKTQLATIALAVQYNAIITVWMGTTIGMLISNAIGIVFGMVMGKHIPERLIKWVAALIFIAFGWAGLYESLPKSFWSPAVTAGSAALTLTVIYLVARFTERKGSYVPVCEPGDKPSSSPETK from the coding sequence ATGACGGCATTCATAGCATCACTTGTTTTTGTAGTCCTGGCTGAAATGGGCGATAAGACCCAGCTGCTTGCCATGGCGTTTGCGTGCCGCTTCCGGTGGCAGACCGTCATGTGGGGTGTGTTCGTCGCTACCGCTGCAAACCACCTGATGGCAGCGGCCCTCGGGAGCTATCTTGCCACGGTCGTACCGATGGAATATATCAAGATCGCGGCGGCAGTATCATTCATAGGTTTCGGGCTCTGGACCATCAGAGGCGATACGCTCGAGGGCGAAGACAGGAAATACAGCTTCAGCCCGTTCTGGACGGTGACGGTCGCGTTTTTTATCGCCGAGATGGGCGACAAGACGCAGCTCGCGACCATAGCCCTTGCGGTCCAGTATAACGCTATCATTACCGTCTGGATGGGAACCACTATCGGGATGCTCATCTCCAATGCCATCGGCATCGTTTTCGGCATGGTGATGGGAAAGCATATCCCCGAGCGGCTCATCAAATGGGTCGCTGCCCTCATCTTCATAGCATTCGGCTGGGCCGGGCTTTATGAAAGTCTTCCGAAAAGCTTCTGGAGCCCCGCAGTGACAGCAGGCAGCGCGGCTCTTACCCTTACGGTGATATACCTGGTTGCGCGGTTCACCGAGAGGAAGGGGAGCTATGTGCCCGTATGTGAGCCGGGCGATAAGCCGTCTTCGTCCCCGGAAACGAAGTAA
- a CDS encoding radical SAM protein, which translates to MLLIYPPVTKPCEPPAGIARLSGALQQHGVPHTIVDANVEGLGFLMKKSGAAGDSPPDTWTRRAVRRLARDRAVLNDFGTYRALDRYKSAVMNINRVIERAAGEQGVVVSLSDYADAALSPLKSSDLLRSAEEPGRNPFFPYFSARLTQLIEGEAPSAVGLSLTFLSQALTTFAMIGFLRDRFPELRIIIGGGLVTSWMRRPGWSDPFRGLVDACIAGPGEERLLSLLGVHVQGEAAGCRTYTPDYALLRNNGYSAPGFILPYSGSEGCSWSKCSFCPERAEGSRFSPVSSEKVIDDLALLARRVSPSLIHFLDSAMSPSLLRKLAASPQPAPWYGFARVGRELADYDFCMALKASGCVMLKLGIESGDQDVLDRLRKGIEVETASQALRMLHKAGIATYVYLLFGTPAETEAAAARTLDFTVRHHAVIDFLNLAVFNMPVNDPDAAHYGAGIFYEGDLSLYTGFDHPSGWSRRRVRRFLDGEFKRHPSIAAILRREPPFFTSNHAPFFSPFHPAWR; encoded by the coding sequence ATGCTTCTTATCTACCCTCCCGTCACAAAGCCCTGTGAGCCGCCGGCCGGTATTGCGCGGCTTTCCGGCGCCCTGCAGCAGCACGGAGTCCCGCATACCATCGTGGATGCGAACGTGGAAGGCCTCGGGTTCCTGATGAAAAAATCCGGTGCCGCCGGGGATTCTCCGCCGGATACCTGGACGCGCCGGGCGGTGCGGCGTCTTGCCCGGGACCGCGCCGTATTGAATGATTTCGGGACCTATCGCGCTCTCGACCGCTACAAGAGTGCGGTCATGAACATCAATCGCGTCATCGAGCGCGCGGCAGGCGAGCAGGGGGTGGTCGTGAGCCTCTCCGACTACGCGGATGCAGCGCTTTCACCCCTGAAGAGCAGCGATCTGCTCAGGTCTGCTGAAGAGCCCGGGAGAAATCCCTTTTTCCCCTATTTCTCCGCGCGGCTGACGCAGCTGATCGAAGGCGAGGCTCCTTCAGCGGTCGGTCTCTCGTTGACGTTCCTCAGCCAGGCCCTTACCACCTTCGCCATGATAGGGTTCTTGCGGGACCGCTTTCCGGAGCTGCGCATCATTATCGGCGGAGGGCTCGTCACCTCGTGGATGCGGCGTCCCGGCTGGAGCGATCCTTTCAGGGGGCTGGTCGACGCCTGCATCGCCGGACCGGGAGAAGAACGGCTGCTCTCACTGCTCGGCGTGCATGTTCAGGGGGAAGCGGCGGGTTGCAGGACGTATACTCCGGACTACGCTCTGCTGCGGAACAATGGCTATAGCGCCCCCGGTTTCATTCTTCCTTACAGCGGGTCCGAAGGATGCTCATGGAGCAAGTGCTCCTTCTGCCCCGAGCGTGCGGAAGGGAGCCGTTTCTCTCCGGTGTCCTCGGAGAAGGTCATTGACGACCTGGCCCTGCTCGCAAGGCGGGTGAGCCCCTCTCTCATCCATTTCCTCGATAGCGCGATGAGCCCGTCTCTCCTCCGAAAGCTCGCGGCCTCGCCTCAGCCGGCTCCCTGGTACGGGTTTGCCCGCGTCGGCAGAGAGCTGGCGGATTACGATTTTTGCATGGCGCTGAAGGCATCGGGCTGTGTGATGCTGAAGCTCGGCATCGAATCAGGTGACCAGGATGTGCTCGATCGGCTCCGCAAGGGAATCGAAGTCGAGACGGCTTCGCAGGCCCTGCGGATGCTCCACAAAGCGGGGATCGCTACCTATGTCTACCTGCTCTTCGGCACCCCGGCGGAGACCGAAGCAGCCGCTGCGCGGACGCTCGACTTTACGGTGCGGCACCACGCTGTTATCGACTTCCTCAATCTCGCTGTCTTCAACATGCCGGTCAATGACCCCGATGCCGCGCACTACGGCGCCGGTATATTCTACGAGGGAGATCTCTCGCTCTATACCGGCTTCGACCATCCGTCGGGATGGAGCCGGAGGCGGGTGCGGCGGTTCCTCGACGGCGAGTTCAAGCGGCATCCTTCCATTGCGGCGATATTGAGAAGAGAGCCCCCGTTCTTTACCTCGAACCACGCCCCGTTCTTCAGCCCCTTCCACCCCGCGTGGCGCTAG
- a CDS encoding endonuclease/exonuclease/phosphatase family protein has product MEPSGVTLTVAFPFLAALLIAATLLPLIRKEAWWIRIFDFPRVQIAVAGGMVIILWLMLFPGRGTAETALLLLLGIAVLYQSYRMYPYTPFAGAQVVQSSRSDPEEALSLVVSNVLMTNRRAADYIALIRAADPDLVLAAEPDRRWEEELRPLEGDYPYTVKYPLDNTYGMLLYSRLELRNPAVRFLVEPDIPSIHTLVKLPSGALVELHFLHPKPPHPVRSKDTVKRDAELLLMAREVRKSARPVIVAGDLNDVAWSSTTTLFQRVSSLLDPRIGRGFYNTYNAKYPVFRYPLDHVFHSSHFRLIGLRRLGFFGSDHFPIFIALSYEPEGSPEQKAPPPTGESIKQARKKIEKAR; this is encoded by the coding sequence ATGGAGCCATCCGGGGTAACACTCACGGTCGCCTTCCCTTTTCTTGCCGCTCTTCTCATCGCCGCCACGCTCCTCCCCTTGATCAGGAAAGAGGCGTGGTGGATACGCATCTTCGACTTCCCGCGGGTGCAGATAGCCGTCGCCGGCGGTATGGTCATCATTCTCTGGCTCATGCTCTTCCCCGGGAGAGGTACGGCCGAGACCGCGCTGCTCCTGCTCCTCGGCATTGCGGTGCTCTACCAGTCGTACCGGATGTACCCTTATACCCCTTTCGCCGGAGCGCAGGTGGTGCAGAGCAGCAGGAGCGACCCCGAAGAAGCGCTCAGCCTCGTCGTATCGAATGTGCTGATGACGAACCGGAGGGCGGCCGACTATATCGCACTCATCCGCGCTGCAGATCCCGATCTCGTTCTGGCAGCGGAGCCCGACCGCCGCTGGGAGGAAGAGCTCCGCCCGCTCGAAGGAGATTATCCCTACACCGTCAAATACCCGCTCGACAACACCTACGGCATGCTCCTGTATTCGCGGCTCGAGCTCCGGAATCCTGCGGTGCGCTTTCTCGTCGAGCCGGACATCCCCTCGATCCACACCCTCGTGAAGCTGCCCTCGGGCGCCCTCGTCGAGCTGCACTTCCTCCACCCGAAACCGCCCCACCCGGTCAGATCGAAAGATACGGTAAAGCGGGACGCCGAGCTGCTCCTCATGGCGCGGGAAGTGCGGAAGTCCGCCAGGCCGGTCATCGTCGCCGGAGACCTGAACGATGTGGCCTGGTCCTCTACGACGACGCTCTTCCAGAGGGTGAGCAGTCTCCTCGACCCGCGCATCGGCAGGGGGTTCTATAACACCTACAACGCCAAATACCCCGTGTTCCGCTACCCGCTCGATCATGTCTTTCACTCCTCCCACTTCAGGCTCATCGGCCTGCGGCGGCTCGGCTTCTTCGGGTCCGATCACTTCCCGATCTTTATCGCCCTGAGCTACGAGCCCGAAGGCAGCCCGGAGCAGAAGGCGCCCCCTCCGACGGGAGAGAGCATCAAACAGGCGCGCAAGAAAATCGAGAAGGCGCGGTAA
- a CDS encoding DUF3243 family protein yields MDKSALFEKSKCVDVLDVTKDWSTFRNTLHEGIQEARKFGLSDEEIQNLAMTVGDFLNEKICPATREEELLKEMWDVSSPDERKSLATVLFKMMK; encoded by the coding sequence ATGGACAAGTCAGCCCTTTTTGAAAAGTCGAAATGCGTCGATGTCCTCGATGTGACGAAGGATTGGTCGACCTTCAGGAACACGCTTCACGAAGGTATCCAGGAGGCGCGGAAGTTCGGACTGAGCGACGAAGAGATACAGAATCTCGCCATGACCGTGGGCGATTTCCTCAATGAGAAGATCTGCCCTGCCACCAGGGAAGAGGAGCTGCTCAAAGAGATGTGGGATGTCAGCTCTCCCGATGAGCGGAAGTCGCTCGCGACGGTGCTCTTCAAGATGATGAAGTAG
- a CDS encoding DUF2301 domain-containing membrane protein, with translation MGERELYQPLTQHDKVTVVLYRVGIALATLIIAAAAYMSVTGPLLQGLVSANSLATVLILALYGAVGLSVFFIHLYVNKFHRTLKNLYYLSIAALALLFILGKGDIFGVLISRAYGPLLLLPLAGCLGFITAKEAFCFRLTEGYLIALLLPLYLLVIALGTMTARSASYGLVFIAALLVIFSLRKVFMPLHYDIGDKSAYT, from the coding sequence ATGGGAGAACGGGAGCTCTATCAGCCGCTCACACAGCATGATAAGGTTACGGTAGTCCTCTACCGTGTCGGTATCGCGCTGGCGACCCTTATCATTGCCGCCGCAGCCTATATGTCCGTTACGGGGCCGCTTCTGCAGGGCCTTGTTTCCGCGAACAGCCTCGCGACCGTGCTGATCCTCGCGCTGTACGGCGCTGTAGGGCTCAGCGTCTTCTTCATCCATCTTTACGTGAATAAATTCCACCGGACCCTCAAGAATCTCTACTACCTGAGCATAGCGGCGCTGGCCCTCCTCTTCATTCTGGGAAAAGGAGACATTTTCGGCGTGCTGATCAGCAGGGCCTACGGGCCGCTCCTGCTCCTGCCCCTTGCTGGCTGCCTCGGCTTCATCACCGCGAAAGAGGCATTCTGCTTTCGGCTGACCGAGGGATACCTCATAGCGCTGCTGCTGCCGCTCTATCTTCTCGTCATCGCGCTCGGGACGATGACGGCGCGCAGCGCCTCGTACGGCCTCGTCTTCATTGCCGCGCTCCTCGTCATCTTTTCGCTCCGCAAGGTGTTCATGCCCCTGCACTACGACATCGGCGATAAATCAGCCTACACGTAG
- a CDS encoding sugar phosphate isomerase/epimerase family protein, which translates to MKLSFSTNAFVRYSVSQAVEKIADIGYEGVELLADIPHLYVHSVTNRDMDRLREALDRSGIEVANINANTAKGYYGRNFWDPLFEPSIANPNPSLRKWRIDYTKKCIDLARAIGSPAVSITPGRMIPGTTPEQSMDFLRESLRELIEHAAERGVRIGMEYEPGLLIEYFMELAALISEINSPFFGVNLDLGHSHILREDPETVLRTFGDKIFHLHLEDIRALKHYHLIPGKGDMDFEMLFELLDRHAYTGFVTVELYTYPYQADEAARKSFEYLTQLPYWTARTQKNAYY; encoded by the coding sequence ATGAAGCTCTCCTTCAGCACCAACGCGTTCGTGCGGTACTCCGTCTCGCAGGCGGTCGAGAAGATCGCCGATATCGGGTATGAAGGAGTGGAGCTGCTCGCCGACATCCCCCATCTCTACGTACACTCGGTAACGAACCGGGACATGGACCGCCTCAGGGAGGCGCTCGACCGTTCAGGGATAGAGGTGGCGAATATCAACGCCAATACCGCCAAAGGCTACTACGGGAGGAATTTCTGGGACCCCCTCTTCGAGCCCTCGATCGCCAACCCGAATCCCTCGCTCCGCAAATGGAGGATCGACTATACGAAGAAGTGCATCGACCTCGCCCGCGCCATAGGCTCCCCGGCGGTCAGCATCACCCCGGGACGCATGATACCGGGGACGACCCCCGAACAGTCGATGGATTTTCTCCGGGAGTCGTTGAGGGAGCTCATCGAGCATGCGGCGGAAAGGGGGGTGCGGATAGGCATGGAATACGAGCCGGGACTGCTGATCGAGTACTTCATGGAGCTCGCGGCGCTCATCAGCGAGATCAATTCGCCCTTCTTCGGGGTCAATCTCGACCTCGGCCACAGCCATATACTCCGCGAAGACCCCGAGACCGTCCTGCGGACCTTCGGGGACAAGATCTTTCACCTCCACCTCGAAGACATCCGGGCGCTCAAGCACTATCACCTGATCCCGGGAAAGGGAGACATGGATTTTGAGATGCTCTTCGAGCTCCTCGACCGGCATGCCTACACCGGCTTCGTCACGGTAGAGCTCTACACCTATCCCTACCAGGCCGATGAGGCGGCGAGGAAATCGTTCGAATACCTCACGCAGCTCCCTTACTGGACGGCACGGACGCAGAAGAATGCGTATTATTGA
- a CDS encoding inositol-3-phosphate synthase: protein MEKVGVLFIGALGYIATTVMAGALALKRGAGSRAGMVTDLNHFAGLDLVEPGEIVFGGWDIREGSPRASAAAFLKNNQLVAREIIDAIDDELDSVLPNLFRGTARNCGRAIAGLSHPGAVDNECAGLREQVDKLRSDIQRFRENNRLDTVIVINLASTEPPLVLHDAHHDLDELECSLDENRADLVRASTLYAYAAVAEDCPYLNFTPSNGALIPAIIRMAEREGVPVMGNDGKTGETLVKSALAPLFLCRNLEILSWEGFNILGNMDGKVLDDPENKESKIRTKDRLLGKILGYTPHSSVHINYVPSLDDQKTAWNFIHFKGFLDVKMSLQFIWQGYDSILAAPLVLDLVRLAELARRHGEPGLMPQLASFFKAPLGASRHQLCDQFQMLIDYVNRIKRSKKALANRHLVRGEIV, encoded by the coding sequence ATGGAAAAGGTCGGCGTACTCTTCATCGGGGCGCTGGGATACATAGCGACTACCGTCATGGCGGGCGCCCTTGCCCTCAAGCGGGGGGCCGGCTCGCGTGCAGGCATGGTGACCGATCTGAATCATTTTGCCGGGCTCGATCTGGTCGAGCCCGGAGAGATCGTTTTCGGCGGATGGGATATACGCGAGGGCTCTCCCCGCGCTAGCGCCGCCGCTTTCCTGAAGAACAACCAGCTGGTAGCCCGGGAGATCATCGATGCCATCGACGACGAGCTGGACAGCGTCCTGCCGAATCTCTTCCGGGGGACGGCCAGGAACTGCGGAAGGGCCATTGCCGGACTCTCCCACCCTGGAGCGGTGGACAATGAGTGCGCCGGCCTGAGAGAACAGGTAGACAAGCTCAGGAGCGATATCCAGAGGTTCAGGGAGAACAACCGGCTCGATACGGTCATCGTGATCAACCTCGCCTCGACAGAGCCGCCGCTCGTCCTCCACGACGCCCACCATGACCTCGATGAGCTCGAGTGCTCCCTCGACGAGAACCGGGCCGATCTGGTGAGGGCCAGCACGCTCTACGCATACGCCGCGGTTGCCGAGGACTGCCCCTATCTCAACTTCACTCCTTCGAACGGAGCATTGATCCCCGCGATTATACGCATGGCCGAACGGGAGGGCGTTCCGGTCATGGGGAACGACGGAAAGACGGGGGAGACGCTCGTGAAGTCCGCCCTGGCGCCGCTGTTCCTCTGCAGGAATCTCGAGATCCTGAGCTGGGAGGGCTTCAACATACTCGGTAACATGGACGGCAAGGTGCTGGACGATCCGGAGAACAAAGAATCGAAAATACGGACCAAGGACCGGCTCCTTGGAAAGATCCTCGGGTATACCCCCCATTCGAGCGTGCACATCAACTATGTTCCCTCGCTGGACGACCAGAAGACGGCATGGAACTTCATCCACTTCAAGGGATTCCTCGATGTGAAGATGAGCCTCCAGTTCATCTGGCAGGGGTACGACTCGATCCTCGCTGCGCCCCTGGTCCTCGATCTCGTGCGGCTCGCGGAGCTCGCCAGGCGGCACGGGGAGCCGGGCCTGATGCCGCAGCTCGCCTCCTTCTTCAAGGCACCTCTCGGCGCGAGCAGGCACCAGCTCTGCGATCAGTTCCAGATGCTCATCGATTACGTGAACAGGATCAAGAGGAGCAAGAAGGCATTGGCCAACCGGCACCTCGTACGGGGGGAGATCGTATGA
- a CDS encoding cytochrome c — MQKLPFVLTGLIAVTMLLTAGCGTARRGALYSGPLEIESPQVRKGQQVFMRHCHQCHPGGTAGVGPALNNKPLPGFLIKFQVRHGLGAMPAFSEEHISSEELDALVAYLKALRRSD; from the coding sequence GTGCAAAAACTCCCGTTCGTACTCACAGGGTTGATCGCCGTAACGATGCTCCTTACGGCAGGATGCGGCACTGCGCGGAGGGGCGCCCTGTACAGCGGCCCCCTCGAGATCGAATCGCCCCAGGTGAGAAAGGGGCAACAGGTGTTCATGCGCCACTGCCACCAGTGCCATCCCGGCGGAACCGCGGGAGTAGGTCCTGCACTGAACAACAAGCCGCTCCCGGGTTTTCTCATAAAGTTCCAGGTGCGCCACGGTCTCGGCGCCATGCCGGCATTTTCCGAAGAACACATCAGCAGCGAGGAGCTGGATGCCCTGGTCGCCTACCTGAAGGCGCTCCGGCGCTCCGATTAA